A single window of Gimesia chilikensis DNA harbors:
- a CDS encoding HlyD family secretion protein has translation MSVEPSLDVPASKAEEQRLSMLTPVAYSESSMPSLRLVRSSRLARRIAKILFLLLILTILLMMFAPWQQSVTGTGNVLAYSPDQRQQVIQATIKGKLSRWGDEIYENAKVKKGQVIAEISDLDESYSARLEMQLLNSRQAVTAAEQHLEASQRALEAAKTIVHSYQDQVQAYETVKRETIAAQDSYIEVADKKVKAEQQKLLELEAAIPQLQAEYDRMETLYGENNISLQKVQEVQRKLKEAQSKVKGAEFYYAAAKDELAGKQSERNAKIQKAQADIDKTKAMLKKANGDVSKAESDIAKSRQELNKAEKDVLDMQVKVSRQESQVIKAPFDGYIVQITPNLGTAILKQGDPICTIVPFTTDRSVQIWLDGNDAPLVEPGRHVRLQFEGWPAIQFAGWPSVAVGTFGGEVISVDSIDDGRGKFRILVRPDPDDQPWPQDRFLRQGVRANAWVLLNKVPLWYEVWRKLNGFPPSISLEESGQKDSKNKPPKLPK, from the coding sequence ATGTCAGTTGAACCATCCCTTGATGTACCCGCTTCAAAAGCGGAAGAGCAACGGCTCTCGATGCTGACGCCGGTAGCCTACAGCGAATCGAGCATGCCCTCCCTGCGCCTGGTCCGTTCTTCACGTCTGGCCCGGCGGATCGCGAAAATTCTGTTTCTACTGCTGATCCTGACGATCCTGTTGATGATGTTCGCTCCCTGGCAGCAGTCGGTGACCGGCACGGGGAATGTCCTCGCTTATTCTCCCGATCAGCGACAGCAGGTGATTCAGGCGACCATCAAGGGGAAACTTTCCCGTTGGGGCGATGAGATTTACGAAAATGCCAAGGTCAAAAAGGGACAGGTGATTGCCGAGATCAGTGACCTGGACGAATCGTACTCAGCCCGGCTCGAAATGCAGCTCCTGAATTCCCGCCAGGCGGTCACCGCCGCAGAACAACATCTGGAAGCCAGTCAGCGGGCACTCGAAGCGGCCAAAACGATTGTGCATTCCTATCAGGATCAGGTGCAGGCTTACGAAACCGTCAAACGGGAAACGATCGCCGCCCAGGATTCCTACATCGAAGTTGCGGATAAAAAGGTCAAAGCCGAACAGCAGAAACTGCTGGAACTGGAAGCCGCCATTCCACAGCTGCAGGCTGAATACGATCGTATGGAAACCCTGTATGGTGAGAATAATATTTCGCTCCAGAAAGTGCAGGAAGTCCAGCGGAAACTTAAAGAGGCCCAGAGTAAAGTCAAAGGAGCTGAATTCTATTACGCCGCCGCCAAAGACGAACTGGCGGGCAAACAGAGTGAGCGGAACGCCAAAATTCAGAAAGCCCAGGCGGATATTGATAAAACCAAGGCGATGCTGAAAAAGGCGAATGGCGACGTCTCCAAAGCGGAAAGCGATATTGCCAAGTCACGTCAGGAACTGAATAAAGCGGAAAAAGACGTGCTGGATATGCAGGTTAAGGTTTCACGCCAGGAGAGCCAGGTCATCAAGGCTCCTTTCGACGGCTATATTGTGCAGATTACCCCCAACCTGGGGACCGCAATCCTGAAGCAGGGGGATCCCATCTGTACGATCGTCCCCTTTACCACCGACCGTTCCGTGCAGATCTGGCTTGACGGAAATGACGCACCTCTGGTCGAACCCGGCAGACATGTGCGTCTGCAGTTTGAAGGCTGGCCCGCCATCCAGTTCGCTGGCTGGCCCTCGGTTGCCGTCGGAACCTTCGGAGGCGAAGTCATTTCCGTAGACTCCATCGACGATGGTCGCGGTAAATTCCGGATCCTGGTCCGTCCCGATCCGGATGATCAACCCTGGCCCCAGGATCGCTTCCTCCGACAGGGAGTGCGGGCGAATGCCTGGGTGCTGCTCAACAAGGTCCCACTCTGGTACGAAGTCTGGCGAAAGCTCAACGGCTTTCCTCCATCGATTTCGCTGGAAGAATCGGGGCAGAAAGACAGTAAAAACAAGCCGCCCAAACTCCCCAAGTGA
- a CDS encoding helix-turn-helix transcriptional regulator: MGKASSKRQSRKTETPKETGKAAADSAVDSASSRKTGSESGHRWTFLTNHAHVLIVLHRNPTIVLREVALEVGITERAVQRIIQDLEEEGFLQREKIGRQNHYQVLTDQALRHPIEKHKSIGDLLNLVALD, translated from the coding sequence ATGGGTAAAGCGTCTAGTAAACGTCAGTCACGTAAAACGGAAACTCCGAAGGAGACGGGGAAAGCAGCAGCGGATTCTGCAGTCGACTCCGCCTCATCCCGAAAGACGGGCTCTGAATCGGGACATCGCTGGACGTTCCTGACGAACCACGCGCATGTACTGATCGTTCTGCACCGGAATCCCACGATTGTGCTGCGAGAGGTGGCGCTCGAAGTGGGAATTACCGAGCGTGCAGTACAGCGGATTATCCAGGACCTGGAAGAAGAGGGGTTTCTGCAGCGTGAGAAAATCGGGCGTCAGAACCATTACCAGGTACTCACGGATCAGGCGTTACGACACCCGATCGAAAAACACAAATCGATCGGGGACCTGCTGAACCTGGTGGCGCTGGACTAG
- a CDS encoding proton-conducting transporter transmembrane domain-containing protein has product MYLLAETLIVSAGLLMVTGLIPGRWCRQIQFQLRDCVTVLAGLQTLLALTLTLLNVAGAWWGTGPFTQPLHIEYARVQWLLLDGTSSLMFALVSFVGWVICRYSVRFLDGEPELGNYYRWTALTIGAVSLMALSGNLLLFIAAWALSSLGLHHLLLFYRERPAARRAAWNKFIVSRTGDLCLLIATALIYLECQTLNFTPLFEQLAGTGSTISMFLMCGVWLLVIGAAIKTAQFPFHSWLPQTLETPTPVSALMHAGIVNAGGYLLIRTSPLVQLVPAALACLVLIGTLTVCVAATSMLAQNSVKKRLAYSTVAQMGFMMLQCGLGAFSAAMLHLLAHSFYKAYAFLSSGSVLEQKRALGRGPEPKQTVPVSFFKLLLTTGFVVLGFLAVLALFGINPATKPGGMLLGLVVCLALTGWLKQAWQTGDYLLVLRTACAAGGVCLLYCLAFLTIDRLVTPTPVTSLADASLLMMGGPAVLVVLGFTSLLLLNDRLTLSRRPDWMNALYIHALNGFYVEAWFRQRLGHLLKQ; this is encoded by the coding sequence GTGTATCTGTTGGCAGAGACTTTGATCGTTTCCGCAGGTTTATTGATGGTAACCGGGCTGATACCAGGCCGCTGGTGCAGACAGATTCAGTTCCAGCTGCGCGACTGTGTGACAGTCCTGGCGGGGTTACAGACCCTGCTGGCACTGACACTCACACTGCTGAACGTTGCGGGAGCCTGGTGGGGAACAGGGCCGTTTACGCAACCGCTTCACATCGAATATGCCAGAGTGCAGTGGCTGCTGCTGGATGGCACCTCCAGCCTGATGTTTGCCCTGGTCTCGTTTGTGGGCTGGGTCATCTGTCGCTATTCAGTCCGGTTTCTGGATGGTGAGCCCGAACTCGGCAACTACTATCGCTGGACCGCGCTGACGATTGGAGCCGTCTCCCTGATGGCTCTGTCAGGGAATCTGCTGCTGTTCATAGCCGCCTGGGCACTCTCCAGTCTGGGGCTGCATCATCTGCTCCTGTTCTACCGTGAGCGACCCGCGGCCAGACGGGCTGCCTGGAATAAGTTCATCGTCAGCAGAACTGGTGACCTCTGTCTGCTGATCGCTACGGCGCTGATCTACCTGGAATGCCAGACTCTGAACTTTACCCCTCTGTTCGAGCAACTGGCAGGCACCGGTTCAACGATCAGCATGTTTTTGATGTGCGGCGTCTGGCTGCTGGTGATCGGGGCTGCGATCAAAACGGCACAGTTCCCCTTTCACTCCTGGTTGCCTCAGACCCTGGAGACACCGACGCCGGTCTCTGCCCTGATGCACGCCGGCATTGTGAACGCGGGCGGCTACCTGCTGATCCGCACGAGTCCACTGGTCCAGCTGGTTCCCGCAGCGTTGGCCTGCCTGGTGCTGATCGGAACTCTCACAGTCTGTGTCGCCGCCACTTCGATGCTGGCTCAGAACAGTGTCAAAAAGAGACTCGCTTATTCCACCGTCGCCCAGATGGGCTTCATGATGTTGCAGTGTGGACTGGGAGCCTTCTCGGCAGCGATGCTGCATCTGCTGGCGCACTCCTTCTACAAAGCGTATGCCTTCCTCAGCAGTGGAAGTGTGCTCGAACAGAAACGGGCACTCGGCAGGGGGCCGGAACCGAAGCAGACGGTGCCTGTCTCATTCTTCAAACTCCTGCTGACAACAGGCTTCGTTGTCCTCGGATTTCTGGCAGTGCTGGCGCTGTTCGGAATCAATCCAGCCACCAAGCCGGGGGGCATGCTGCTGGGATTGGTTGTCTGTCTCGCGCTGACGGGCTGGCTGAAACAGGCCTGGCAGACCGGCGATTACCTGCTGGTACTCCGCACCGCCTGTGCCGCCGGAGGCGTCTGTCTGCTCTACTGTCTTGCCTTTCTCACCATCGATCGCCTGGTGACGCCGACTCCGGTCACGTCATTGGCCGATGCCTCGCTGCTGATGATGGGGGGACCTGCAGTTCTGGTGGTCCTCGGATTTACCAGCCTGCTGCTGCTGAATGACCGGCTGACATTGTCGCGAAGACCAGACTGGATGAATGCCCTCTACATCCACGCCTTGAACGGGTTTTACGTCGAAGCCTGGTTTCGTCAGCGACTGGGGCACCTTTTGAAACAGTGA
- a CDS encoding peptidase domain-containing ABC transporter → MNLDRSDIKAAAWLFEQLSIEAGHSADRSRIQRTLIESAAATSSEHDEHWWSWLIEASRSLGLKFKLMDCTFREVRNITREGGRLITRVGDKPSWMALMGSKRQRFQLLQPDEEQKQQWVSSRRLRRLLELSERDQVVRCLVIKPDLAAGGDGAHETHHLPPLDRVLTLMKPEASDIWTVTVFALITGLLALATPLAVESLVNTVAFGRLLQPVVVLALMLLAFLSFSAALLGLQTYVVEIIQRRIFARVSADLSYRLPRVIPSSMEGQSARELVNRFFDVITVQKASSALMLDGISLVLNTLIGMTVLAFYHPWLLGFDIVLLALILFIIFVLGRGAVNTSIKESKAKYVVASWLEDLVNCPTAFRYRGAAEFALDQADHYTYEYLNARKKHFRIVMRQIIFALGLQAAASTTLLGLGGWLVIAGQLTLGELVAAELIVTVIVGSFAKMGKHLQSYYDLLASVDKLGMLFDLPMERQDGLLQFSQSDPAEVSINGVGFIDFHGHSSEHHIDLFVESGARLMLTGPSGSGKSRLLDLLFGLAPVSKGHVSINEVDPRDMRPDALRKHVALVRNIEIFNGSLEENIHLERPYVSTSDVREALEWVGLYEQVLQLPHGLQTQLVDTGYPLTENQARKLMLARAIVGRPRLLLVDGLLDALPDDEADELTRMLVDSDRLWTLIMVTGRRNLIELGNSTHTLSGSEAMLSGGSADVS, encoded by the coding sequence ATGAATCTGGATCGCTCCGATATCAAAGCGGCCGCCTGGTTGTTTGAACAACTCTCAATTGAGGCTGGTCACTCGGCTGATCGATCGCGTATACAACGTACGTTGATCGAATCCGCTGCCGCTACATCATCAGAACACGACGAACACTGGTGGAGCTGGCTCATTGAAGCCAGCCGCAGCCTGGGGCTGAAGTTCAAATTAATGGACTGTACCTTCCGTGAAGTGCGCAATATCACCCGGGAAGGGGGGCGTCTGATCACCCGCGTGGGTGATAAACCCAGCTGGATGGCCCTCATGGGCAGTAAGCGTCAGCGGTTTCAGTTGCTGCAACCCGATGAGGAGCAAAAACAGCAATGGGTCAGTTCTCGCAGGTTGAGAAGACTGCTCGAACTTTCTGAACGTGATCAGGTGGTCCGCTGCCTGGTCATCAAGCCCGATCTGGCTGCCGGCGGCGATGGTGCCCACGAAACGCATCATCTGCCTCCCCTGGATCGTGTGCTGACGTTAATGAAACCCGAGGCGTCCGACATCTGGACGGTGACCGTGTTTGCTCTGATTACCGGTCTGCTCGCACTGGCGACACCGCTGGCCGTGGAATCGCTGGTGAATACGGTGGCCTTCGGACGACTCCTCCAACCGGTGGTGGTCCTCGCATTAATGTTGCTGGCGTTCCTCTCTTTTTCAGCGGCCCTGTTGGGGTTACAGACGTACGTCGTCGAAATTATTCAACGCCGGATCTTTGCGCGCGTGTCTGCGGATCTTTCCTATCGTCTGCCGCGGGTCATCCCCTCTTCCATGGAGGGACAGTCGGCCCGGGAACTGGTCAACCGCTTCTTCGATGTGATCACAGTACAGAAAGCGTCCTCCGCGCTGATGCTCGACGGTATTTCGCTGGTGCTGAATACCCTGATCGGTATGACCGTGCTGGCCTTTTATCATCCCTGGCTTTTGGGCTTTGACATCGTTCTGCTGGCACTGATTCTGTTTATCATTTTTGTACTCGGTCGTGGTGCCGTGAATACAAGTATCAAAGAGTCAAAGGCCAAGTATGTCGTCGCCAGCTGGCTGGAAGACCTGGTCAACTGCCCGACCGCGTTCCGCTACCGGGGGGCTGCCGAGTTTGCCCTCGATCAGGCCGACCATTACACTTATGAATATCTCAATGCCCGGAAAAAACATTTCCGCATCGTGATGCGTCAGATCATTTTCGCCCTCGGATTGCAGGCGGCCGCAAGCACCACGCTGCTGGGGCTGGGGGGCTGGCTGGTGATTGCCGGACAGCTGACACTGGGGGAACTGGTGGCTGCTGAGCTGATTGTAACCGTGATCGTCGGCTCGTTCGCCAAAATGGGAAAACACCTGCAGAGTTACTACGACCTGCTCGCTTCGGTCGATAAACTGGGTATGTTGTTTGACCTGCCCATGGAACGCCAGGATGGTCTGCTGCAATTTTCTCAGAGCGACCCTGCTGAAGTCAGTATTAACGGCGTCGGTTTTATCGATTTCCACGGCCATTCCAGTGAGCATCACATTGACCTGTTCGTAGAAAGCGGTGCGCGACTGATGCTGACGGGGCCGAGTGGTAGTGGCAAAAGCCGTCTGCTGGATCTGCTTTTTGGACTGGCGCCTGTATCGAAGGGACACGTCTCCATCAACGAGGTCGATCCCCGCGACATGCGCCCCGATGCACTGCGGAAACACGTTGCGCTCGTGCGGAATATCGAAATCTTCAACGGTTCCCTGGAAGAAAACATTCACCTGGAACGCCCTTACGTCTCGACCAGCGATGTGCGCGAAGCCCTGGAATGGGTGGGCCTGTATGAACAGGTCCTGCAACTGCCTCACGGTCTGCAGACACAACTGGTCGACACCGGTTATCCACTGACCGAGAATCAGGCACGCAAGCTGATGCTGGCCCGGGCTATTGTCGGACGGCCGCGACTGCTGCTGGTGGATGGTCTGCTCGATGCACTTCCCGATGACGAGGCGGACGAACTGACCCGCATGCTGGTTGACTCCGACCGTCTCTGGACACTGATCATGGTAACAGGCAGACGAAATCTAATTGAGCTGGGGAACAGCACTCACACCCTGAGCGGTTCGGAAGCAATGCTTTCGGGAGGATCTGCAGATGTCAGTTGA
- a CDS encoding DUF1501 domain-containing protein — protein sequence MTFEIDPTAPEQIVRRDFLKHLSAAGAAALMSGTPRLLTANEAEPVKQPQATADSCILLWMGGGMAAPDTFDPKRYLPFKKGLKVADMLSTFPAIPTAVDGLEICEGLEGIASVMDRATLIRSAVQPDLGSILHSRHQYHWHTGYVPPQTVAAPHLGAWMARVIGPRNPVMPAFINVGQRLEGVGESEELKAFTTAGFFGSEFGPLNLPYPEEAAKSVRPPQGMTGQRFVNRNKLYRKLIDQSPQRELMSDYHQESMLRSMDKAYRLLSSKEREAFDITLEKEDVRRKYGDSRFGRGCLLARRLVESGARFVEVTTEYVPFLHWDTHADGHTTMDRMHKEIDPPITQLILDLEARGLLDRTLVIIASEFSRDALIEGQPGSNARDQAREKVDEISEMKHFGLHRHFTGGTSVVMFGGGMKRGFVYGKTADERPLMAIENPVSIEDLHATIMTAMGISPKTGFDIEGRPFYVTKDAKGQAVQELFA from the coding sequence ATGACATTTGAAATCGATCCCACCGCACCCGAACAGATTGTCCGCCGCGATTTCCTCAAACATCTGAGTGCCGCTGGCGCCGCGGCGCTGATGTCAGGCACGCCGCGTCTGCTCACCGCGAATGAAGCAGAACCGGTCAAACAACCCCAGGCCACCGCGGACAGTTGCATTCTGCTCTGGATGGGAGGCGGGATGGCAGCTCCGGATACCTTCGATCCCAAACGCTATCTGCCTTTCAAAAAAGGGCTCAAAGTCGCCGATATGCTGAGCACCTTCCCGGCGATCCCCACCGCCGTCGATGGACTTGAGATCTGTGAGGGACTGGAAGGCATTGCTTCGGTCATGGACCGTGCGACGCTGATCCGCTCGGCCGTACAGCCCGACCTGGGCAGCATTCTGCACTCGCGACATCAGTATCACTGGCACACCGGTTATGTTCCTCCACAGACCGTCGCCGCTCCGCATTTAGGCGCCTGGATGGCCCGGGTGATCGGCCCCCGTAATCCTGTGATGCCGGCTTTCATCAATGTTGGCCAGCGACTCGAAGGCGTCGGGGAGAGCGAAGAGCTCAAAGCCTTCACCACGGCCGGATTTTTTGGCAGCGAGTTCGGGCCGCTCAACCTGCCTTATCCCGAGGAAGCCGCCAAGTCGGTACGCCCGCCGCAGGGAATGACGGGGCAACGGTTCGTCAACCGTAATAAACTCTATCGGAAGCTCATCGATCAGAGTCCGCAGCGGGAACTGATGAGCGACTATCATCAGGAATCGATGCTGCGGTCGATGGACAAGGCGTATCGCCTGCTCAGTTCCAAAGAACGGGAAGCGTTCGACATCACGCTGGAAAAGGAAGACGTCCGCCGGAAGTACGGCGACAGTCGCTTCGGTCGCGGCTGTCTGCTGGCCCGACGTCTGGTGGAATCGGGAGCCCGGTTTGTCGAAGTCACCACCGAGTACGTTCCCTTCCTCCACTGGGACACACACGCCGACGGGCATACCACGATGGACCGCATGCATAAGGAGATCGACCCGCCGATCACGCAACTCATTCTCGATCTCGAAGCACGGGGACTGCTCGACCGGACCCTGGTGATTATCGCTTCAGAATTCAGCCGCGATGCACTGATCGAAGGTCAGCCCGGCTCCAATGCCCGGGACCAGGCCCGCGAGAAGGTCGATGAAATCTCCGAGATGAAGCACTTCGGTCTGCATCGTCATTTCACTGGAGGCACCAGCGTTGTGATGTTTGGCGGAGGAATGAAACGCGGCTTTGTCTATGGCAAAACAGCAGACGAGCGCCCTTTGATGGCGATTGAAAATCCGGTCTCCATCGAAGATCTGCACGCCACCATTATGACAGCCATGGGCATCAGCCCCAAAACCGGCTTCGACATCGAAGGCCGTCCGTTCTATGTCACCAAAGACGCCAAAGGCCAGGCGGTACAGGAACTCTTTGCGTAA
- a CDS encoding HPF/RaiA family ribosome-associated protein, producing the protein MTISYTDRNGLLNFRLKQLCKRRLEYALSRFQNRIRSIDLCVSDLNGPRGGIDKACRVRIVHEKGSVIVNQKSEDLTVCISRVAEKAARALSRSLGRSLKFRRERLNIPLDNEME; encoded by the coding sequence ATGACGATATCATATACAGACCGAAATGGTTTATTGAACTTTCGATTGAAGCAATTGTGTAAACGCAGGTTAGAGTATGCACTTTCACGCTTTCAGAACCGGATCAGGTCGATTGATCTTTGTGTCAGCGATTTGAATGGACCCCGGGGAGGCATCGATAAAGCCTGTCGAGTGCGAATTGTCCATGAGAAGGGATCGGTAATCGTCAATCAGAAAAGTGAGGACCTTACTGTCTGTATTTCGCGTGTAGCGGAAAAAGCGGCCCGGGCTCTGTCTCGCTCGTTGGGGCGTTCACTGAAATTCAGACGTGAAAGACTTAACATCCCACTGGATAACGAGATGGAATAG
- a CDS encoding DUF2309 domain-containing protein, translated as MSQVQSAVINKQPLEVWRGLSSRQLPERELLQEALQSVHQCIAPVWPLKDYVAVNPYHGITDRSFLNVRKYLRIFSDSETLMPLQHYAAAFRAGQFELSDIESALAELQAENLVAESLPSAAKLVACLGALESVTAVQDTPDRAPRKRQMRAFSEILDAQTGGDWTQTIGDELSKFCAQHYDQGEAAWKSPWQHLSLFDAWRNAAQHDRSMEILGVGGFRLLVQMLPDSAETTLAVMLEKLNVPRALWETYLLCQACQTPGWSAWAKYQFEQGSSEELVSSDLTGLLAIRLVYEAALSEAKSFEVDWSKLAGATPVRFKVPFDSEEQVIERYILLRASEIAYRNKLLNSLRDKVSNCSQPTERKLAQMVFCIDVRSERMRRQLEQTSAEIETLGFAGFFGIPMEYIRWGDQEGDNQLPVLLQPQFQVSEELPTQAQRQQEQLLEQQGISRSFRKLWKRFQQSAVGSFPFVETMGLFYGLLLGKRAWGTRVNATVETKPTYTEQRKPEPRPSLNGLDAQGITVEKLIEMAETILKNMSLTSGFARLVVFCGHESQTVNNPLKAGLDCGACGGHSGAPNARVAAEIMNLAAVRRGLKRKGIEIPDDTVFIAGVHNTTTDQINFFEPDQLSASHREQLSSLQQLTLQATHMTRAERLTTLNSSSVSELLQKAGDWSEVRPEWGLSNNAALVVGPRELTRAVDLDGRTFLHNYDPDQDPEGTVLENIMTAPMIVAHWINMQYYASTVDQHYCGSGNKTVHNVTGGFGILSGNGGDLMTGLPWQSLHDGHNLQHQPQRLQVVINASRQAIENVIARHTLVANLLQGSWLYLIACEAGEFYQYRAGNQWKHLDRAE; from the coding sequence ATGTCACAAGTACAGTCTGCTGTCATCAATAAACAACCGCTGGAAGTCTGGCGAGGACTTTCATCCCGGCAGTTGCCCGAACGGGAACTGCTGCAGGAGGCCCTGCAGAGCGTGCATCAGTGCATCGCCCCGGTCTGGCCGTTAAAAGATTATGTCGCCGTCAATCCCTACCACGGAATCACCGACCGCTCCTTTCTCAATGTCCGAAAATATCTGCGGATCTTTTCGGACTCGGAAACTCTGATGCCGCTGCAGCACTACGCCGCCGCGTTCCGGGCCGGACAGTTTGAGCTCAGTGATATTGAGTCGGCCCTGGCAGAACTGCAGGCTGAGAACCTGGTAGCCGAGTCTCTTCCCAGTGCCGCCAAGTTGGTAGCCTGTCTGGGGGCACTGGAGTCAGTGACTGCAGTGCAGGATACGCCCGACAGAGCACCCCGCAAACGACAGATGCGTGCCTTTTCAGAAATCCTGGATGCACAGACGGGTGGTGACTGGACGCAAACTATCGGCGATGAACTTTCTAAATTCTGTGCCCAGCATTACGACCAGGGCGAGGCCGCCTGGAAAAGTCCCTGGCAGCATCTCTCCCTCTTCGATGCGTGGCGAAACGCAGCACAACATGATCGCAGCATGGAGATTCTGGGAGTCGGCGGTTTCCGTCTACTGGTACAAATGTTACCGGACTCAGCTGAAACGACGCTGGCAGTGATGCTGGAAAAACTGAACGTGCCTCGGGCACTCTGGGAGACCTATCTGCTCTGTCAGGCCTGTCAGACTCCTGGCTGGAGTGCCTGGGCGAAATACCAGTTCGAGCAGGGATCCTCCGAGGAACTCGTCAGCAGCGATCTCACTGGACTACTGGCAATCCGACTGGTTTACGAAGCAGCTCTCTCTGAGGCGAAATCCTTCGAAGTCGACTGGAGCAAACTGGCCGGAGCCACGCCTGTCCGGTTCAAGGTTCCCTTCGATTCTGAAGAGCAGGTCATCGAACGCTACATCCTGCTGCGGGCTTCTGAAATTGCTTACCGCAACAAACTGCTCAACAGCCTGCGGGACAAAGTTTCGAACTGCAGTCAGCCAACCGAGCGAAAGCTGGCCCAAATGGTATTCTGTATCGACGTGCGATCCGAACGGATGCGACGTCAGCTGGAGCAGACGTCGGCAGAGATTGAAACACTCGGCTTCGCCGGTTTCTTCGGAATTCCCATGGAATATATCCGCTGGGGCGATCAGGAGGGAGACAACCAGCTTCCCGTTCTGCTCCAGCCTCAGTTCCAGGTCTCTGAAGAACTGCCGACGCAGGCCCAGAGACAACAGGAACAACTTTTGGAACAGCAGGGAATCAGCAGGTCGTTCCGCAAACTGTGGAAGCGGTTCCAGCAGTCGGCGGTCGGGAGCTTCCCTTTCGTGGAAACCATGGGCCTGTTTTATGGACTGCTGCTGGGCAAGCGCGCCTGGGGAACCAGAGTCAACGCTACTGTGGAGACGAAACCAACGTATACAGAGCAGCGGAAACCAGAGCCACGTCCGAGTCTGAACGGCCTGGATGCTCAGGGGATTACCGTCGAAAAACTGATCGAAATGGCGGAGACGATCCTGAAAAACATGAGCCTCACTTCAGGGTTTGCCCGGCTGGTGGTCTTCTGCGGTCACGAAAGTCAGACCGTGAACAATCCACTCAAGGCAGGCCTGGACTGTGGCGCCTGTGGTGGTCATTCGGGGGCACCTAATGCCCGTGTGGCTGCTGAGATCATGAACCTGGCTGCAGTGCGACGGGGGCTTAAACGAAAAGGGATCGAGATTCCCGACGATACGGTCTTCATCGCAGGCGTGCATAACACGACTACCGACCAGATCAACTTTTTCGAACCGGACCAGCTCTCCGCTTCACACCGAGAGCAGTTGAGTTCACTGCAGCAACTCACACTGCAGGCAACACACATGACTCGGGCGGAACGACTGACGACCCTCAACAGTAGTTCTGTCAGCGAACTCTTACAAAAGGCCGGCGACTGGTCTGAGGTCAGACCGGAATGGGGGTTGTCCAATAACGCGGCCCTGGTGGTGGGGCCCCGGGAATTGACTCGTGCGGTTGACCTCGATGGGCGTACCTTTCTGCACAATTATGATCCCGATCAGGATCCGGAAGGGACTGTGCTCGAGAATATCATGACCGCTCCCATGATCGTGGCCCACTGGATCAACATGCAATATTACGCGTCCACCGTCGATCAACACTACTGCGGCAGCGGGAATAAAACCGTGCACAACGTGACAGGTGGTTTCGGGATTCTCTCCGGCAATGGTGGCGATCTGATGACCGGGCTCCCCTGGCAGTCTCTGCATGACGGTCACAACCTCCAGCATCAGCCACAACGGTTGCAGGTCGTGATTAACGCATCGCGACAGGCCATTGAAAACGTGATTGCTCGACACACGCTGGTCGCCAATCTTCTGCAGGGAAGCTGGCTCTACCTGATCGCATGCGAAGCAGGAGAGTTCTATCAATATCGCGCGGGCAATCAGTGGAAGCACCTTGATCGCGCTGAATAA